The Nocardioides humi genome includes a region encoding these proteins:
- a CDS encoding acetyl-CoA C-acyltransferase, which produces MGETAENVASYCDVPRAAQDAYAVRSQNLAEAAAERGFWKTDITPVTLADGTVVDTDDGPRAGVTLEKVASMQPVFRPDGTVTAANCCPLNDGAAALVVMSDARAARLGITPLARIVSTGVSALSPEIMGLGPVEASRQAIARAGLSVDDIDLVEMNEAFAAQVLPCVDQLGLDPDRVNVNGGAIALGHPFGSTGARMATTLIHGLQERGARFGLETMCAAGGQGMAMVLERLG; this is translated from the coding sequence ATGGGCGAGACTGCCGAGAATGTCGCGTCGTACTGCGACGTGCCGCGTGCCGCGCAGGACGCGTACGCCGTGCGCAGCCAGAACCTCGCCGAGGCGGCCGCCGAGCGCGGGTTCTGGAAGACCGACATCACGCCCGTCACCCTCGCCGACGGCACCGTCGTCGACACCGACGACGGCCCGCGCGCCGGCGTGACCCTGGAGAAGGTCGCGTCGATGCAGCCCGTCTTCCGGCCCGACGGCACCGTCACCGCGGCCAACTGCTGCCCGCTCAACGACGGCGCCGCCGCGCTGGTCGTGATGAGCGACGCCCGCGCCGCCCGGCTCGGGATCACCCCGCTGGCCCGGATCGTCTCGACCGGCGTCTCGGCGCTGAGCCCCGAGATCATGGGCCTCGGCCCGGTCGAGGCCAGCCGGCAGGCCATCGCCCGCGCCGGCCTGTCCGTCGACGACATCGACCTGGTGGAGATGAACGAGGCGTTCGCCGCCCAGGTGCTCCCGTGCGTGGACCAGCTCGGTCTCGACCCGGACCGCGTCAACGTCAACGGCGGCGCGATCGCCCTCGGTCACCCGTTCGGCTCGACCGGTGCCCGGATGGCCACGACGCTCATCCACGGGCTGCAGGAGCGGGGCGCCCGGTTCGGTCTCGAGACCATGTGCGCCGCCGGCGGTCAGGGCATGGCGATGGTGCTGGAACGGCTCGGCTGA